Proteins from a genomic interval of Dendropsophus ebraccatus isolate aDenEbr1 chromosome 6, aDenEbr1.pat, whole genome shotgun sequence:
- the LOC138795320 gene encoding olfactory receptor 2K2-like, translating to MVQVKEPTQAKGRLKKKAGGLDCSASTQNKLSCDCSLPLNPMLGFQVTPHACGFQVALLRATTQFEMTDCANRAQLKNLHTKEECALNDIFKMEGQNLTLVTEVTLLGFSKDLSTNIMLFAIFFLMLNDLKGNDVKILDLFIASAILPKLLVDLISGQRTISLAACSAQFYIILLTGGFECLLLALMGYDRYVAICRPLHYPILMRWSNCYRITAFVWILSFIIFILPPVGKPARLCYPNTINHFMCEALAITQLACEDINSSQVIIVVTSFLALFLPFLFILVTYICILFSVLNMRSAKRSKAFSTCTSHITVVVLFYGTSVLLYFRPSSKYSTNYGKYFSLLTNVICPTLNPLIYCLNNKDIKEAQRKLFSKFEHSFFLKN from the exons ATGGTTCAGGTGAAGGAGCCGACGCAGGCAAAGGGGAGGCTAAAGAAGAAGGCTGGTGGTCTGGACTGCAGTGCCAGCACACAAAACAAGTTGTCCTGCGATTGCTCTCTCCCACTCAACCCAATGCTTGGCTTTCAAGTGACGCCACATGCTTGTGGCTTTCAGGTTGCTCTTCTCAGAGCCACTACTCAATTTGAAATGACAGACTGTGCAAACCGTGCTCAGTTAAAAAACCTCCACACCAAAGAGGAATGTGCCCTCAATG ATATCTTCAAGATGGAGGGACAAAACCTGACTCTGGTCACTGAAGTTACTCTACTGGGATTTTCCAAGGATCTGAGTACAAATATAATGTTATTTGCCATATTCTTCCTCAT GTTAAATGATTTGAAAGGCAATGATGTAAAAA TTTTGGACTTGTTTATTGCTTCAGCTATTTTACCCAAATTGTTGGTAGACCTCATATCCGGCCAGAGGACCATCTCACTCGCCGCCTGTTCGGCACAGTTCTATATTATTCTTCTTACAGGAGGATTTGAATGCCTCCTTCTTGCCCTAATGGGTTATGACCGATATGTGGCCATCTGCCGTCCACTCCACTATCCGATTCTGATGCGATGGAGCAATTGCTATAGAATAACAGCTTTTGTATGGATTTTGAgctttattatatttattcttCCACCCGTTGGAAAACCCGCCAGATTGTGCTATCCCAACACGATAAACCACTTCATGTGTGAGGCTCTAGCGATCACCCAACTGGCTTGCGAGGATATCAATTCTAGTCAAGTTATCATTGTCGTCACTAGTTTCCTTGccctttttcttccatttttgttCATCCTGGTAACATATATTTGTATACTGTTCTCAGTATTAAATATGAGGTCTGCAAAACGGTCTAAGGCCTTCTCCACCTGCACCTCCCATATTACGGTGGTGGTCTTATTTTACGGGACATCGGTTCTTTTGTACTTTCGGCCATCGTCTAAGTACTCCACAAATTACGGGAAATATTTCTCTCTTCTGACTAACGTTATCTGCCCAACACTGAACCCGCTCATTTACTGCCTTAATAATAAAGACATTAAAGAAGCTCAAAGAAAACTCTTCTCTAAATTTGAACATTCATTTTTCCTGAAGAACTGA
- the LOC138795321 gene encoding olfactory receptor 2D2-like, which yields MDVKNRTLATEFILLGFSKDLKTNILLFVIFFFIYLVSVNANCLIFCLIVINKNLHIPMYYFLCILSIMDLFITSSSIPKLLEDLISSQRIISLAACTAQFYITLLMAGTECLLLALMAYDRYVAICRPLHYPVLMRWSNCYRMTASVWILSFMIFILPYIEKPIKLCYPNQVNHFMCEALVVHQLACEDTHASDILIAISIACFLALFVPFLLIIVSYASILASVLKMRSAGRSKAFSTCSSHVMVVVLFYGTSVIMYLGASSKYSENYGKYFTLLTNVICPTLNPLIYCLNNKDVKEAQKKIFSKLWPRFSFKTK from the coding sequence ATGGATGTAAAGAACCGAACTCTGGCTACTGAATTTATTCTTCTGGGATTTTCCAAGGATCTGAAGACAAACATTCTGTTATTTGTGatatttttcttcatttatttAGTGTCTGTCAATGCAAATTGCCTGATTTTCTGCCTGATTGTTATAAACAAAAATTTGCATATTCCAATGTATTATTTCCTCTGCATTTTATCCATTATGGACTTGTTTATCACTTCATCATCCATTCCCAAATTGTTAGAAGACCTTATATCCAGTCAGAGGATCATTTCCCTCGCCGCCTGTACAGCACAATTCTACATTACTCTTCTGATGGCAGGAACCGAGTGTCTACTTCTTGCCCTAATGGCTTATGATCGATACGTCGCCATCTGCCGTCCGCTCCACTATCCGGTCCTGATGAGGTGGAGTAATTGCTATCGCATGACGGCTTCTGTGTGGATCTTGAGCTTTATGATATTTATTCTTCCATACATTGAAAAACCCATCAAGTTGTGCTATCCCAACCAGGTAAACCACTTCATGTGTGAGGCTCTAGTTGTCCACCAACTGGCTTGTGAGGATACCCATGCCAGTGACATTTTGATTGCCATCTCTATTGCTTGTTTTCTTGcactttttgttccttttttgctTATCATAGTATCATATGCTTCCATTTTAGCCTCAGTATTAAAAATGAGGTCGGCAGGAAGATCTAAGGCTTTTTCCACGTGTAGCTCCCATGTCATGGTGGTGGTCTTATTTTATGGAACATCGGTTATCATGTACTTAGGAGCATCATCTAAGTACTCAGAAAATTACGGGAAATATTTCACTCTTCTGACTAACGTTATCTGCCCAACACTGAACCCCCTCATTTACTGCCTTAATAATAAAGATGTTAAAGAAGCTCAGAAAAAAATTTTCTCCAAATTGTGGCCTAGATTTTCTTTCAAGACCAAATGA